One window from the genome of Crassostrea angulata isolate pt1a10 chromosome 2, ASM2561291v2, whole genome shotgun sequence encodes:
- the LOC128172886 gene encoding uncharacterized protein LOC128172886, with product MKTDFIFDRSTIAPKQMPNRLNSELGGLSKEPNRKRIPRRTTKGRHKKQRTCILCLLLLILLLVSALYVAALFLIRTCTCEITTKLNKGANSSLDVKTTPSLVNVQTTSVEMSTTLTKDREIQTTSEPTSAPSLTTGTSTEINQMFHSSVEAHMTPGQMSAQNTTIGSRGREFIVLFTTHALKSKKNIYVTSENGTKLNITTSPRLDASLKSQIERSVNIPSSQRIILPQAIELQSFQKEVKSVLIKTSSDVFIISHDKDKYSVGSTTHIPIHKLSTKYIVISTKPASKSYSQLAVAAIEDNTAISVTFKMKHNLPLKIEGKKFYNGDVFNFSLDRFETYQIEHKADLTGTFIESSAPIATFSGNDCNELEHIGACDHLVEQLPPTNSVDKTYIVPPNSDDRDTLIRITATENTHFSFLIGGNTQTVFLERLDYFDTHISSSQSCFIESKVPLLVTSIGLGSRNSVTAMGDPSMTIVPGINQYLDYYKIVVPPGYDHNYVSIMINLAFKDLLRINDKTINKRAIVFEENVLASSVTYSVRTVRVVEGELTASTVNGERFGLMFAGVTEYEAYGFSGNSLLL from the exons ATGAAGACTGATTTCATATTTGATAGATCTACAATAGCG CCAAAACAGATGCCAAACAGATTAAATTCGGAACTTGGAGGTTTAAGCAAG GAGCCAAATCGAAAGAGAATTCCAAGACGCACAACAAAAGGAAGACACAAAAAGCAGAGGACTTGCATACTCTGTCTTCTCCTTTTGATACTTTTACTTGTGTCGGCACTGTATGTAGCAGCTTTGTTCCTTATCCGAACCTGCACCTGTG AAATCACGACCAAACTGAACAAAGGAGCAAACTCCTCATTGGACGTCAAAACAACACCCAGCCTTGTCAATGTGCAGACTACATCCGTTG AAATGTCTACCACACTTACCAAAGACAGAGAAATCCAGACAACATCAGAACCAACATCTGCACCGAGTTTAACAACTG GAACGTCCACCGAAATCAATCAAATGTTTCACTCCTCTGTTGAAGCTCACATGACACCCGGCCAAATGTCTGCTCAGAATACAACAATTG GAAGCAGAGGAAGAgaatttatagttttatttacaaCACACGCATTGAAGTCGAAAAAGAATATCTATGTTACTTCAGAAAACGGCACCAAATTGAATATTACAACCTCGCCTCGTCTAGATGCATCCCTGAAAAGTCAGATAGAAAGGTCTGTTAACATTCCATCCAGTCAACGTATCATTCTTCCACAAGCCATTGAACTGCAAAGCTTTCAAAAAGAAGTGAAGTCCGTTTTGATTAAAACCTCCAGTGATGTATTCATAATAAGTCACGACAAAGATAAATATTCAGTCGGGAGCACTACGCACATTCCCATACATAAATTGTCAACAAAATACATAGTGATATCGACAAAACCAGCTTCTAAATCGTATAGTCAGCTTGCAGTGGCTGCCATTGAAGACAACACAGCAATTTCAGtcacttttaaaatgaaacataatTTGCCGCTGAAAATTGAAGGAAAAAAGTTCTACAACGGTGACGTGTTTAATTTTTCTCTTGATCGCTTTGAAACTTACCAGATTGAGCACAAAGCGGATTTGACAGGAACGTTTATTGAATCATCAGCTCCTATTGCAACATTTTCAGGTAATGATTGCAATGAGCTTGAACATATCGGAGCTTGCGATCATCTCGTTGAACAGTTACCACCAACTAACAGTGTGGACAAAACTTACATAGTACCCCCGAATTCGGACGACAGAGACACACTCATTCGTATCACAGCAACAGAGAATAcgcatttttcatttttgatcgGGGGTAATACTCAAACCGTATTTTTGGAACGACTTGATTATTTCGACACACATATATCGAGTAGCCAGTCGTGTTTTATTGAATCTAAAGTACCTTTGTTAGTGACAAGTATCGGTTTAGGTTCTAGGAATTCTGTAACCGCCATGGGCGACCCATCTATGACAATCGTACCAGGGATAAATCAATACCTGGATTATTATAAGATAGTTGTTCCGCCTGGATATGATCATAACTACGTTTCCATTATGATAAATCttgcttttaaagatttattacgCATTAACGATAAGACAATAAACAAGCGCGCTATcgtttttgaagaaaatgttttggctaGCAGCGTAACATACAGTGTGAGAACAGTACGTGTTGTTGAGGGGGAGCTAACTGCATCTACTGTAAACGGAGAACGTTTCGGTCTGATGTTTGCCGGAGTAACCGAATACGAAGCTTACGGATTTTCCGGAAACTCGTTGCTTCTTTAA